The Ziziphus jujuba cultivar Dongzao chromosome 7, ASM3175591v1 genome includes a region encoding these proteins:
- the LOC107425340 gene encoding uncharacterized protein LOC107425340 isoform X2: MQGGEGIGEEVSIEELSSNLSTYKDQLQQVKQLLVDDPTNSEYADMEKELNEVIALTEELLATAKQNEISASDVVTSVSGSPGLSHPKGNNQDLGSISDHADKFPVGTKVQAVWSEDGEWYDATITAHTPNGYYVAYDEWGNAEEVDPANIRPIQEDAMDALLEAEKVAEETKQAIKRKIAQAASVDFQSRSLPAKLRIEPDDPEDVKVTKRKKIHAFKSKMRMEQLEVTQNKRQNAWQQFQSTKGKTKKVGFFSGRKRESIFKSPDDPHGKVGVTGSGKGLTEFQKREKHLHLKGGIVEGDD, from the exons atgcaaggtGGGGAAGGAATTGGGGAAGAGGTTAGCATAGAAGAGCTTTCCTCCAATCTATCAACCTACAAAGACCAGCTTCAacag GTCAAACAACTTTTGGTTGATGATCCTACAAACTCAGAATACGCTGACATGGAAAAGGAGCTCAATGAG GTAATTGCTCTGACGGAAGAACTGCTTGCAACTGCAAAGCAAAATGAGATCTCTGCATCAGATGTCGTGACAAGTGTTAGTGGATCTCCTGGTTTGTCCCATCCAAAGGGGAATAATCAG GATCTTGGAAGCATCTCTGATCATGCTGATAAATTTCCTGTTGGCACAAAAGTGCAAGCTGTTTGGAGTGAAGATGGGGAATG GTATGATGCAACAATAACGGCTCATACTCCCAATGGATATTATGTTGCTTACGATGAATGGGGGAATGCAGAAGAG GTTGATCCTGCCAATATAAGGCCAATTCAAGAAGATGCAATGGATGCATTGCTGGAAGCTGAGAAGGTGGCTGAAGAGACAAAACAAGCCATCAAGCGGAAGATTGCTCAGGCGGCTTCTGTTGATTTCCAGTCACGAAGCTTACCAGCAAAACTACGAATAGAGCCTGATGACCCTGAGGATGTG AAAGTGACCAAACGAAAGAAGATACATGCTTTTAAGTCAAAGATGAGGATGGAGCAACTTGAAGTTACACAAAATAAGCGCCAAAATGCATGGCAGCAGTTCCAGTCAACTAAAGGCAAGACTAAGAAG GTTGGTTTCTTTTCTGGACGCAAGCGGGAGAGCATCTTCAAGTCTCCAGATGATCCTCATGGTAAGGTTGGTGTGACTGGAAGTGGAAAGGGTTTGACAGAGTTTCAGAAGAGGGAAAAGCACTTGCATCTCAAGGGTGGTATTGTTGAGGGTGATGATTAG
- the LOC107425340 gene encoding uncharacterized protein LOC107425340 isoform X1, whose product MQGGEGIGEEVSIEELSSNLSTYKDQLQQVIVCIMITSHAFAQVKQLLVDDPTNSEYADMEKELNEVIALTEELLATAKQNEISASDVVTSVSGSPGLSHPKGNNQDLGSISDHADKFPVGTKVQAVWSEDGEWYDATITAHTPNGYYVAYDEWGNAEEVDPANIRPIQEDAMDALLEAEKVAEETKQAIKRKIAQAASVDFQSRSLPAKLRIEPDDPEDVKVTKRKKIHAFKSKMRMEQLEVTQNKRQNAWQQFQSTKGKTKKVGFFSGRKRESIFKSPDDPHGKVGVTGSGKGLTEFQKREKHLHLKGGIVEGDD is encoded by the exons atgcaaggtGGGGAAGGAATTGGGGAAGAGGTTAGCATAGAAGAGCTTTCCTCCAATCTATCAACCTACAAAGACCAGCTTCAacag GTTATTGTCTGCATAATGATTACTTCTCATGCTTTTGCTCAGGTCAAACAACTTTTGGTTGATGATCCTACAAACTCAGAATACGCTGACATGGAAAAGGAGCTCAATGAG GTAATTGCTCTGACGGAAGAACTGCTTGCAACTGCAAAGCAAAATGAGATCTCTGCATCAGATGTCGTGACAAGTGTTAGTGGATCTCCTGGTTTGTCCCATCCAAAGGGGAATAATCAG GATCTTGGAAGCATCTCTGATCATGCTGATAAATTTCCTGTTGGCACAAAAGTGCAAGCTGTTTGGAGTGAAGATGGGGAATG GTATGATGCAACAATAACGGCTCATACTCCCAATGGATATTATGTTGCTTACGATGAATGGGGGAATGCAGAAGAG GTTGATCCTGCCAATATAAGGCCAATTCAAGAAGATGCAATGGATGCATTGCTGGAAGCTGAGAAGGTGGCTGAAGAGACAAAACAAGCCATCAAGCGGAAGATTGCTCAGGCGGCTTCTGTTGATTTCCAGTCACGAAGCTTACCAGCAAAACTACGAATAGAGCCTGATGACCCTGAGGATGTG AAAGTGACCAAACGAAAGAAGATACATGCTTTTAAGTCAAAGATGAGGATGGAGCAACTTGAAGTTACACAAAATAAGCGCCAAAATGCATGGCAGCAGTTCCAGTCAACTAAAGGCAAGACTAAGAAG GTTGGTTTCTTTTCTGGACGCAAGCGGGAGAGCATCTTCAAGTCTCCAGATGATCCTCATGGTAAGGTTGGTGTGACTGGAAGTGGAAAGGGTTTGACAGAGTTTCAGAAGAGGGAAAAGCACTTGCATCTCAAGGGTGGTATTGTTGAGGGTGATGATTAG
- the LOC107431434 gene encoding protein NRT1/ PTR FAMILY 4.3, whose product MASEITVDWRGRPSDPNKHGGFRAASFVLGLQACEIMSIAAVGNNLITYVINEMHLPLSKSANVVTNFIGTVFLLALLGGFLSDSYLGSFWTMLIFGFVELSGYILLSVQAHLPQLKPPKCNIMEGEECIEAKGFKAFIFYLAIYLVALGSGCVKPNMVAFGGDQFHPDNPKQYKRFSTYFNAAYFAFSMGELIALTLIVWIQTHSGMDVGFGLSAAAMAVGLLGLISGTFFYRNKRPQGSIFTPIAKVFVAAISKRKLAFPSNPQMLHGSQINMPSDPNIESGYHLVHTEKFRFLDKACIKIQDGKDEGPWRLCTITQVEQVKILLSVIPIFACTIIFNTILAQLQTFSVQQGAAMDNRLTNSFHVPPASLQSIPYMMLIFVVPLYDTFFVPLARKFTGHVSGISPLSRIGSGLFIAIFSMVAAAIMEKKRRDAYVHDNKTISIFWITPQFLIFGLSEMLTAVGLIEFFYKQPLKGMQSFLTAITYFSYSFGFYLSSLLVSFVNKITSSGSSNGGWLSNNNLNKDRLDLFYWMLAALGLLNFFNYIYWSKWFSFNPAFISDGEAQDENINPKQDKLNSFNSSKHIEDENIP is encoded by the exons ATGGCTTCAGAAATCACTGTTGATTGGAGAGGAAGACCCTCAGATCCTAACAAGCATGGTGGCTTTAGAGCTGCTAGTTTCGTTCTTG gGCTCCAAGCATGTGAGATAATGTCGATCGCGGCAGTGGGGAACAACCTGATCACATATGTGATAAACGAGATGCACTTACCTCTATCAAAGTCGGCAAATGTAGTGACAAACTTTATTGGAACTGTCTTTCTCTTAGCCCTCCTTGGTGGCTTCCTTTCTGATTCTTATCTTGGGAGTTTCTGGACCATGCTCATCTTTGGCTTTGTTGAACTTTCT ggCTATATATTACTCTCAGTGCAAGCTCATCTACCACAGTTAAAGCCACCAAAATGTAACATAATGGAAGGAGAAGAATGCATAGAAGCAAAAGGATTCAAGGCGTTCATTTTCTACCTTGCAATCTATTTGGTAGCATTGGGAAGTGGGTGTGTTAAGCCCAACATGGTTGCTTTTGGTGGTGACCAGTTTCACCCAGATAACCCAAAGCAATACAAGAGGTTCTCAACCTACTTCAATGCAGCTTATTTTGCATTCTCAATGGGTGAACTCATTGCTCTCACACTTATTGTTTGGATCCAAACACACTCAGGAATGGATGTTGGGTTTGGACTCTCTGCTGCTGCAATGGCAGTGGGTTTGCTCGGTTTGATCTCTGGCACTTTTTTCTACAGGAATAAACGCCCCCAAGGAAGCATTTTCACTCCAATTGccaaa GTTTTTGTGGCTGCTATATCTAAGAGAAAGCTGGCTTTTCCATCTAACCCTCAAATGCTTCATGGAAGCCAGATTAACATGCCAAGTGATCCAAATATTGAATCAGGATATCATCTTGTTCACACTGAAAAGTtcag ATTTTTGGACAAAGCTTGCATCAAAATTCAAGATGGAAAAGATGAAGGTCCATGGAGATTATGCACCATTACACAAGTAGAGCAAGTGAAAATTCTCTTATCAGTGATTCCCATTTTTGCTTGCACCATCATTTTCAACACCATTTTAGCTCAACTCCAAACTTTCTCAGTCCAACAAGGAGCTGCAATGGATAACCGCCTCACAAATTCTTTCCATGTACCTCCAGCTTCCCTCCAATCAATCCCATACATGATGCTCATCTTCGTTGTCCCTCTCTATGACACGTTCTTTGTCCCTTTGGCAAGGAAATTCACTGGCCATGTCTCTGGAATCTCTCCCCTAAGTAGGATAGGTTCGGGACTCTTTATCGCGATCTTTTCTATGGTTGCAGCTGCTATAATGGAGAAGAAGAGAAGGGATGCATATGTACATGATAACAAAACAATATCCATCTTTTGGATCACTCCTCAATTCTTGATCTTTGGATTATCAGAGATGCTCACTGCTGTTGGCCTAATTGAGTTCTTTTACAAGCAACCTTTGAAAGGAATGCAATCATTTTTGACTGCCATTACCTATTTTTCATACTCTTTTGGATTCTACTTGAGCAGCTtgcttgtttcttttgtgaatAAGATTACCTCCTCAGGGTCCTCCAATGGTGGTTGGCTAAGTAACAACAATCTCAACAAAGATAGGCTAGATCTATTCTATTGGATGCTTGCTGCTTTAGGGTTGCTCAACTTCTTCAACTATATTTATTGGTCTAAATGGTTCTCATTCAACCCTGCTTTCATTTCAGATGGAGAAGCACAGGATGAGAATATCAATCCCAAGCAAGATAAACTCAATAGCTTCAACTCTTCAAAGCACATTGAAGATGAAAATATACCTTGA